A stretch of DNA from Roseovarius sp. M141:
TCACCAGCACGATGATGGCCAGCAGGATGGTAGCAACCTCGGGCCAGTTGAAGGTGTCAATGGCGCCTTGCAGGATGATCCCGATGCCGCCAGCGCCGACAAGGCCAAGCACGGTGGATTCGCGCAGGTTTATGTCCCAGCGCAGGATCGCGACGGCCCAGAAGGTCGGCATGACCTGGGGGATGATGGCGTAGACGATGACCTTGAATCGCGATGCGCCGGTGGCTTCCAGTGCCTCGACGGGGCGCTTGTCGATCTCCTCGATCGCTTCGCCCAGCAGCTTGCCGATAAAGCCGACCGAGCGGAACATGATCGCGACGATGCCCGCCACGACGCCTGGGCCGAAGATGGCGACGAAGAGCAGCGCCCAGATGATCGTGTTCACCGACCGCGACGTCACGAGGATCAGCCGCCCCAGCCACAGCGTTGCGCGATTGGGCGTGGTGTTCTGCGCGGCAATATAGGCCACCGGCAGCGACAGCAGCACGGCAAAGGCGGTGGCGAAGGTGGCGATGTTCACCGTGTCCCACAGAACCTTGAGGATCGTGGCGAGGTTTGTGGGATCCGGCGGGTACATCCGCCCGAAAAGGTCGCCGATCTGCTCGGGCGCGCCCCAGACCCAGGCCCAGACCACCCGGATCGAAGACAGCGCCCAGACGATGGCCAGCGCGCAACCCACAAGGATGCCCCAGCGCGTCAGCTTCTGTTTCGGCGTGAACCGGGTCCAGTCGTCGCGGCCGAACTGTTCGCGGATAGAGGTCATTGGATACGCTTCCGGATGATGCCGCTGACCGCCTCGGAGAGCAGGATCACAGCCACGATGACGATGGTGATGGCGAGCGCGAAATCATAGTCGTAGCGCCCGAACGCGTTGGCGAGCGTCGCGCCGATCCCACCGGCCCCGACGATGCCGACCACGGCAGAGGCGCGCAGGTTCGAATCCAGCTGATAGATGGTCAGCCCGATCTGACGCGGCATGATCTGCGGGAAGATCGCGTAGAACAGCGTTGACAAATAGGGCGCACCGGCGGCGCGCAGCGCCTCGACCTGGCCAAAGTCGATCTCCTCGATCCGCTCGGCCAACATCTTGGCGACGAACCCTATGGAATAGATGATGAGCGTCAGCACTCCGGCGAAGGGGCCAAAGCCCACCGCCTTGACGAAGACGATCGCGACGATCACCGGGTGAAAGCTGCGCGCGACGATGATGATCGCGCGGCCAAGGTAAAAGACGGGCAGGGGCACGATATTGCGCGCGGCCATGAAGGCGATGGGGATCGACAGGACAACCCCGCCCGCCGTCGCCAGAATGGCGATCTTGAGACTTTCGAGGAAGCCGTCGATCAGTAGCCCGCTGCGCTCGAAGCTGGGCGGGAAGGCACCGCCAAAGATGCGCCCGGCGCGCTCGATCCCGGCGGCGACGCGGTTCCAGTCGATGGGCATGGTCAGGCCGACCCATCCGAAATAGGCGATCACGCCAAGGTAGACCGTCCAACGCAGCACGGGATTGGCGATGAAGGGCGGTTTCGACCATGTGTCGCGTGGCGTGCTCATGGCGTGGCACCCACGTCTTCGCTGCGGTCGGCATGTGGGCTGCCGGCATAGATCTGGTCCATTTCGCCCTGATCCAGCTTTGCGGGCTTGTCGTCGAATATGATGCGGCCATAGCGCATGCCGACGATGCGATCAGTGTATTCCTTGGCCTCGGTCACGTTATGGATGTTGATCAACACCGGCAGCTTCAGCTCTGCGGCGAGGTCGCGCAGCAGGCCCATGATCTGCTCCGAGGTTTTCGGATCGAGCGACGCAGTAGGCTCGTCCGCCAGCAGGATCTCGGGGTCTTGCATCAGCGCGCGCACGACGCCGACGCGCTGACGCTCGCCGCCCGACAACTGATCTGCGCGGGTGTTGGCGTAATGGGCAATGCCGACGCGTTCCATCAGCTCGAACGCGCGACGGATGTCGGCCTTGGGATAGCGCCGCGTGACCGCCGCCCATGTCGAGATATAGCCCAGCCGCCCGGATTGGACATTCTCCATCACCGTCAGGCGGTCGACGAGGTTGAAGCCCTGAAAGACCATGCCGATCTTGCGCCGCGCCGCCCGCAGGTTCTTGCCCCGCAAGGTGGTCAGTTCGGTCCCGTTCAGGTTGATCGAGCCCGATGTCGGTTCGACCAATCGGTTGATGCAGCGTAAAAGCGTGCTTTTGCCCGCCCCGGACGATCCGATGATCGACACGACGCTTTCGCCCTCGATGGTCAGGTCGAGGTTCTTCAGGACCGGGTCGCCAGTGCCGTAGCGTTTGACGAGGTCAGTGATCTTCAGCATGAAACCGCTTTCTTTGT
This window harbors:
- the phnE gene encoding phosphonate ABC transporter, permease protein PhnE, whose translation is MTSIREQFGRDDWTRFTPKQKLTRWGILVGCALAIVWALSSIRVVWAWVWGAPEQIGDLFGRMYPPDPTNLATILKVLWDTVNIATFATAFAVLLSLPVAYIAAQNTTPNRATLWLGRLILVTSRSVNTIIWALLFVAIFGPGVVAGIVAIMFRSVGFIGKLLGEAIEEIDKRPVEALEATGASRFKVIVYAIIPQVMPTFWAVAILRWDINLRESTVLGLVGAGGIGIILQGAIDTFNWPEVATILLAIIVLVILGEVVSAFLRRRIL
- the phnE gene encoding phosphonate ABC transporter, permease protein PhnE, which produces MSTPRDTWSKPPFIANPVLRWTVYLGVIAYFGWVGLTMPIDWNRVAAGIERAGRIFGGAFPPSFERSGLLIDGFLESLKIAILATAGGVVLSIPIAFMAARNIVPLPVFYLGRAIIIVARSFHPVIVAIVFVKAVGFGPFAGVLTLIIYSIGFVAKMLAERIEEIDFGQVEALRAAGAPYLSTLFYAIFPQIMPRQIGLTIYQLDSNLRASAVVGIVGAGGIGATLANAFGRYDYDFALAITIVIVAVILLSEAVSGIIRKRIQ
- the phnC gene encoding phosphonate ABC transporter ATP-binding protein: MLKITDLVKRYGTGDPVLKNLDLTIEGESVVSIIGSSGAGKSTLLRCINRLVEPTSGSINLNGTELTTLRGKNLRAARRKIGMVFQGFNLVDRLTVMENVQSGRLGYISTWAAVTRRYPKADIRRAFELMERVGIAHYANTRADQLSGGERQRVGVVRALMQDPEILLADEPTASLDPKTSEQIMGLLRDLAAELKLPVLINIHNVTEAKEYTDRIVGMRYGRIIFDDKPAKLDQGEMDQIYAGSPHADRSEDVGATP